One Hippoglossus hippoglossus isolate fHipHip1 chromosome 5, fHipHip1.pri, whole genome shotgun sequence genomic window carries:
- the prkar2ab gene encoding protein kinase, cAMP-dependent, regulatory, type II, alpha, B isoform X1: MSNVEIPAGLKELLQGYTVEVLRCRPPNLVAFAVQHFTQLLENQRNQRAKKHKPTRKGVSFDTNKSPKDDEEEEEEEDDIKSTTGKYSRRVSVCAEAYNPDDDEDDDTEPRVVNPKTDEQRRRLQDACKYILLFKTLEGEQFSEVLDAMFEVLVKPQEHIIDQGEDGDNFYVIEKGVYDIFVKKGGGDLCVGKYDNKGSFGELALMYNTPRAATIVATQDGALWGLDRATFHRLIVKNNAKKRRMYEAFIECVPLLKSLELSERMKIVDVLGARAFKDEERVITQGDQAHCFFIVESGEVKIMIKSKTQASQQDSAEVEVARCTRGQYFGELALVTNKPRAASVYAVGETKCLVIDIQAFERLLGPCMDIMKRNISQYEDQLVALFGSSVDLKH, encoded by the exons ATGAGTAATGTGGAGATACCTGCTGGTTTAAAGGAGCTTTTACAGGGATACACTGTGGAGGTGCTTCGCTGCAGGCCGCCAAACCTGGTGGCATTTGCAGTGCAGCATTTTACACAACTTCTGGAAAACCAAAGGAACCAGCGAGCcaagaaacacaaaccaacGAGAAAAGGAGTCTCGTTTGACACAAACAAGTCCCCaaaggatgatgaagaggaggaggaggaggaagatgacatTA AGTCGACCACCGGTAAATACAGTCGCAGAGTTTCAG tttgtgcgGAGGCCTACAaccctgatgatgatgaggacgaTGACACGGAGCCTCGGGTTGTGAATCCCAAGACAGACGAGCAGCGACGCAGACTTCAGGACGCCTGCaaatatattttactctttaaaaCTCTGGAGGgg GAGCAGTTTTCTGAGGTTCTGGACGCCATGTTCGAGGTGCTGGTCAAACCTCAGGAGCACATCATCGATCAGGGAGAAGACGGAGACAATTTCTACGTCATAGAGAA GGGTGTGTATGATATTTTTGTGAAGAAGGGTGGAGGGGATTTGTGTGTTGGAAAGTACGATAACAAGGGGAGCTTCGGTGAGCTGGCTCTGATGTACAACACTCCACGAGCTGCCACGATCGTCGCAACGCAGGACGGCGCCCTGTGGGGCCTG gaTCGAGCCACGTTTCACAGACTGATCGTGAAAAACAACgcaaagaaaaggaggatgTACGAGGCCTTTATCGAGTGTGTTCCTCTTCTGAAGTCTCTCGAG CTCTCTGAGAGAATGAAGATCGTTGATGTTTTGGGAGCACGTGCGTTCAAAGACGAAGAGCGAGTAATAACGCAG GGGGATCAGGCCCACTGCTTCTTCATTGTGGAATCTGGGGAGGTGAAGATAATGATTAAAAGCAAA ACGCAGGCGAGCCAGCAGGACAGTGCGGAGGTCGAGGTGGCTCGCTGCACTAGGGGGCAGTATTTTGGAGAACTTGCGCTGGTCACCAACAAACCTCGAGCAGCTTCAGTTTACGCTGTGGGAGAAACCAAATGCTTAG TCATCGACATCCAGGCGTTTGAGCGTTTGCTGGGCCCCTGTATGGACATTATGAAGAGGAACATCTCCCAGTATGAAGACCAGCTGGTGGCGCTGTTTGGCTCCAGTGTGGACTTGAAACACTAG
- the prkar2ab gene encoding protein kinase, cAMP-dependent, regulatory, type II, alpha, B isoform X2 produces MSNVEIPAGLKELLQGYTVEVLRCRPPNLVAFAVQHFTQLLENQRNQRAKKHKPTRKGVSFDTNKSPKDDEEEEEEEDDIKSTTGKYSRRVSVCAEAYNPDDDEDDDTEPRVVNPKTDEQRRRLQDACKYILLFKTLEGEQFSEVLDAMFEVLVKPQEHIIDQGEDGDNFYVIEKGVYDIFVKKGGGDLCVGKYDNKGSFGELALMYNTPRAATIVATQDGALWGLDRATFHRLIVKNNAKKRRMYEAFIECVPLLKSLELSERMKIVDVLGARAFKDEERVITQTQASQQDSAEVEVARCTRGQYFGELALVTNKPRAASVYAVGETKCLVIDIQAFERLLGPCMDIMKRNISQYEDQLVALFGSSVDLKH; encoded by the exons ATGAGTAATGTGGAGATACCTGCTGGTTTAAAGGAGCTTTTACAGGGATACACTGTGGAGGTGCTTCGCTGCAGGCCGCCAAACCTGGTGGCATTTGCAGTGCAGCATTTTACACAACTTCTGGAAAACCAAAGGAACCAGCGAGCcaagaaacacaaaccaacGAGAAAAGGAGTCTCGTTTGACACAAACAAGTCCCCaaaggatgatgaagaggaggaggaggaggaagatgacatTA AGTCGACCACCGGTAAATACAGTCGCAGAGTTTCAG tttgtgcgGAGGCCTACAaccctgatgatgatgaggacgaTGACACGGAGCCTCGGGTTGTGAATCCCAAGACAGACGAGCAGCGACGCAGACTTCAGGACGCCTGCaaatatattttactctttaaaaCTCTGGAGGgg GAGCAGTTTTCTGAGGTTCTGGACGCCATGTTCGAGGTGCTGGTCAAACCTCAGGAGCACATCATCGATCAGGGAGAAGACGGAGACAATTTCTACGTCATAGAGAA GGGTGTGTATGATATTTTTGTGAAGAAGGGTGGAGGGGATTTGTGTGTTGGAAAGTACGATAACAAGGGGAGCTTCGGTGAGCTGGCTCTGATGTACAACACTCCACGAGCTGCCACGATCGTCGCAACGCAGGACGGCGCCCTGTGGGGCCTG gaTCGAGCCACGTTTCACAGACTGATCGTGAAAAACAACgcaaagaaaaggaggatgTACGAGGCCTTTATCGAGTGTGTTCCTCTTCTGAAGTCTCTCGAG CTCTCTGAGAGAATGAAGATCGTTGATGTTTTGGGAGCACGTGCGTTCAAAGACGAAGAGCGAGTAATAACGCAG ACGCAGGCGAGCCAGCAGGACAGTGCGGAGGTCGAGGTGGCTCGCTGCACTAGGGGGCAGTATTTTGGAGAACTTGCGCTGGTCACCAACAAACCTCGAGCAGCTTCAGTTTACGCTGTGGGAGAAACCAAATGCTTAG TCATCGACATCCAGGCGTTTGAGCGTTTGCTGGGCCCCTGTATGGACATTATGAAGAGGAACATCTCCCAGTATGAAGACCAGCTGGTGGCGCTGTTTGGCTCCAGTGTGGACTTGAAACACTAG
- the prkar2ab gene encoding protein kinase, cAMP-dependent, regulatory, type II, alpha, B isoform X3: protein MSNVEIPAGLKELLQGYTVEVLRCRPPNLVAFAVQHFTQLLENQRNQRAKKHKPTRKGVSFDTNKSPKDDEEEEEEEDDIKSTTGKYSRRVSVCAEAYNPDDDEDDDTEPREQFSEVLDAMFEVLVKPQEHIIDQGEDGDNFYVIEKGVYDIFVKKGGGDLCVGKYDNKGSFGELALMYNTPRAATIVATQDGALWGLDRATFHRLIVKNNAKKRRMYEAFIECVPLLKSLELSERMKIVDVLGARAFKDEERVITQGDQAHCFFIVESGEVKIMIKSKTQASQQDSAEVEVARCTRGQYFGELALVTNKPRAASVYAVGETKCLVIDIQAFERLLGPCMDIMKRNISQYEDQLVALFGSSVDLKH, encoded by the exons ATGAGTAATGTGGAGATACCTGCTGGTTTAAAGGAGCTTTTACAGGGATACACTGTGGAGGTGCTTCGCTGCAGGCCGCCAAACCTGGTGGCATTTGCAGTGCAGCATTTTACACAACTTCTGGAAAACCAAAGGAACCAGCGAGCcaagaaacacaaaccaacGAGAAAAGGAGTCTCGTTTGACACAAACAAGTCCCCaaaggatgatgaagaggaggaggaggaggaagatgacatTA AGTCGACCACCGGTAAATACAGTCGCAGAGTTTCAG tttgtgcgGAGGCCTACAaccctgatgatgatgaggacgaTGACACGGAGCCTCGG GAGCAGTTTTCTGAGGTTCTGGACGCCATGTTCGAGGTGCTGGTCAAACCTCAGGAGCACATCATCGATCAGGGAGAAGACGGAGACAATTTCTACGTCATAGAGAA GGGTGTGTATGATATTTTTGTGAAGAAGGGTGGAGGGGATTTGTGTGTTGGAAAGTACGATAACAAGGGGAGCTTCGGTGAGCTGGCTCTGATGTACAACACTCCACGAGCTGCCACGATCGTCGCAACGCAGGACGGCGCCCTGTGGGGCCTG gaTCGAGCCACGTTTCACAGACTGATCGTGAAAAACAACgcaaagaaaaggaggatgTACGAGGCCTTTATCGAGTGTGTTCCTCTTCTGAAGTCTCTCGAG CTCTCTGAGAGAATGAAGATCGTTGATGTTTTGGGAGCACGTGCGTTCAAAGACGAAGAGCGAGTAATAACGCAG GGGGATCAGGCCCACTGCTTCTTCATTGTGGAATCTGGGGAGGTGAAGATAATGATTAAAAGCAAA ACGCAGGCGAGCCAGCAGGACAGTGCGGAGGTCGAGGTGGCTCGCTGCACTAGGGGGCAGTATTTTGGAGAACTTGCGCTGGTCACCAACAAACCTCGAGCAGCTTCAGTTTACGCTGTGGGAGAAACCAAATGCTTAG TCATCGACATCCAGGCGTTTGAGCGTTTGCTGGGCCCCTGTATGGACATTATGAAGAGGAACATCTCCCAGTATGAAGACCAGCTGGTGGCGCTGTTTGGCTCCAGTGTGGACTTGAAACACTAG